The Pseudoalteromonas aliena SW19 genome includes a region encoding these proteins:
- a CDS encoding MotA/TolQ/ExbB proton channel family protein, producing MKLFTQMTKMALFAASISFAGASVAAEAMNLDSLLKTLEEGKSVQTAENKQREQVFATRQNEQVQMLKDTQAKRNQMLVESERLETQFEENEVKLANLTDTLSKRMGSLKELFGVLQQVAGDSSNKFATSVVSAQLPGRSAFMDDLAQKMGSTSKLASIEDIEKVWYELQREMTEQGKVSRFTTTVIVEGGNKAEQEVMRVGAFNLISNGKYVEYNPVTNTLSELTRQPVSRYTATAGDLQNAKSGVVQFALDPTGGSILGLLVQAPDTVEQVHQGGAVGYVILGVGLLALLIAIERFVSLLLVGGKIRRQLKDNVARDDNPLGRVMKVKDDYPNVAYDTLELKLSEAILREMPKITRNLTLIKIISVVAPLLGLLGTVTGMINTFQAITLFGTGDPKLMAGGISQALVTTVLGLVVAIPTVFIYTLLNTRSKGLLLILQEQSAGIIAQRSEKGE from the coding sequence ATGAAATTGTTTACACAAATGACAAAAATGGCTTTATTTGCTGCAAGTATTAGCTTTGCGGGTGCCAGTGTAGCTGCTGAGGCAATGAACCTTGATTCGCTCCTTAAGACGCTAGAAGAAGGAAAATCTGTTCAAACTGCAGAAAATAAACAGCGTGAACAAGTGTTTGCAACACGTCAAAACGAACAAGTACAAATGTTAAAAGACACACAAGCAAAGCGTAATCAAATGCTTGTTGAATCTGAGCGACTAGAAACACAGTTTGAAGAAAATGAAGTTAAGCTTGCAAATTTAACTGACACTTTATCTAAGCGGATGGGCTCACTCAAAGAGCTATTTGGTGTATTGCAGCAAGTTGCAGGTGATTCGAGCAATAAGTTCGCAACGTCTGTGGTATCTGCACAATTACCAGGTCGAAGTGCATTTATGGACGACCTTGCTCAAAAAATGGGATCGACTTCAAAGCTTGCATCAATCGAAGATATAGAAAAAGTATGGTACGAATTACAACGCGAAATGACAGAGCAGGGCAAAGTAAGTCGCTTTACTACCACGGTTATAGTTGAAGGCGGTAATAAAGCAGAGCAAGAAGTAATGCGAGTAGGTGCTTTTAACTTAATCTCGAACGGTAAATACGTAGAGTATAACCCAGTTACAAATACGCTAAGTGAGCTTACTCGCCAACCTGTATCTCGTTATACCGCGACAGCGGGTGATTTACAAAATGCCAAAAGTGGTGTTGTGCAGTTTGCGCTAGACCCAACGGGTGGTTCAATCTTAGGTTTATTAGTGCAAGCCCCAGACACCGTTGAGCAAGTACATCAGGGTGGAGCCGTTGGTTACGTTATTTTAGGTGTGGGTCTATTGGCACTTTTAATTGCGATTGAGCGCTTTGTATCTTTACTACTGGTAGGTGGCAAAATCCGTCGTCAGTTAAAGGATAATGTAGCGCGAGATGACAATCCATTGGGTCGAGTTATGAAAGTAAAAGACGATTACCCAAATGTAGCCTACGACACGCTTGAACTTAAATTAAGCGAAGCCATTTTACGTGAAATGCCAAAAATCACCCGAAATTTAACACTTATCAAAATTATTTCAGTGGTTGCACCGCTATTGGGCTTACTCGGCACAGTAACCGGCATGATCAACACATTCCAAGCAATCACATTATTTGGTACTGGGGATCCTAAGTTAATGGCGGGTGGTATTTCTCAAGCACTAGTCACTACGGTACTGGGTTTGGTTGTGGCGATTCCTACTGTATTTATATACACACTACTTAATACTCGCTCAAAAGGTTTATTGCTTATTTTACAAGAGCAGAGCGCGGGAATTATAGCCCAACGAAGTGAGAAAGGAGAATAA
- a CDS encoding MotA/TolQ/ExbB proton channel family protein, whose product MVLLIDSINAIRDFLDTGGQVLLVIGVLIFAMWLLILERFIYFFNGFRSYKKDVKNTWTTRQERNSWNAEQIRQAMISRASMRLNTNLPLINVMVALCPLLGLLGTVTGMIEVFDVMAITGTGSARSMASGVSKATIPTMAGMVGALSGVFASTYLQRKAKREVELLEDSMVLDH is encoded by the coding sequence ATGGTGCTATTGATTGACTCAATCAATGCTATCCGTGATTTTCTCGACACTGGTGGCCAAGTTCTCTTGGTCATCGGGGTGTTAATCTTCGCGATGTGGTTATTGATACTTGAGCGATTTATTTATTTTTTTAATGGTTTTCGTAGCTATAAAAAAGATGTCAAAAACACATGGACTACTCGCCAAGAACGTAACAGTTGGAATGCTGAGCAAATACGCCAAGCAATGATCTCGCGAGCGAGCATGCGACTTAACACTAATTTACCCTTAATTAATGTAATGGTTGCGTTATGCCCGCTACTGGGGTTGTTAGGAACCGTGACCGGAATGATCGAAGTATTTGATGTTATGGCAATTACAGGTACGGGCAGTGCCCGTTCAATGGCATCGGGTGTATCTAAAGCAACTATTCCAACAATGGCGGGCATGGTGGGTGCGTTATCAGGTGTATTTGCCTCAACGTATTTACAACGTAAAGCAAAACGCGAAGTAGAACTTCTTGAAGACAGCATGGTATTAGACCATTAA
- a CDS encoding ExbD/TolR family protein: MRAPLGNLMQEDEAEEINMTPMLDVVFIMLIFFIVTASFVKEAGIDVNRPEAATAVKKERANILVAISDQGEIWINKRQIDIRAVQANIERLKAENPQGSVVIQADKKSTTDTLIKVMDAARAAGVFDVSIAAQEA; encoded by the coding sequence ATGAGAGCACCTTTAGGTAATTTAATGCAAGAAGATGAGGCTGAAGAAATAAACATGACACCTATGCTAGATGTTGTTTTTATTATGCTTATTTTCTTTATTGTAACAGCGTCGTTCGTAAAAGAGGCCGGTATAGATGTGAACCGCCCTGAAGCTGCAACAGCAGTAAAAAAAGAACGTGCAAACATATTAGTGGCTATTTCAGATCAAGGTGAAATTTGGATCAACAAGCGTCAAATTGATATACGTGCAGTTCAAGCAAATATTGAACGCTTAAAAGCTGAAAACCCACAAGGTAGTGTTGTCATTCAGGCAGACAAAAAGTCTACAACCGATACTTTAATTAAAGTAATGGATGCAGCACGCGCCGCTGGTGTGTTTGATGTGTCGATTGCAGCTCAAGAAGCATAA
- a CDS encoding energy transducer TonB, giving the protein MRYLVALIVAGVVTFMLFLGMQALITGGEGAMSEPAKGNVLDFVRLKKEESIQKKERKPQKPPTPKEPPPPMESPQMQSSDATANANNFDFGANVDADVNLSGGLSLDSSDGEYLPIVKVAPVYPRRALSRGIEGYVIVEFTVTKQGTVREPHVLKAEPESLFDRAAMDAALKFKYKPRVVNGEAVEVAGVQNKISFQISG; this is encoded by the coding sequence ATGCGTTATTTAGTAGCATTAATTGTAGCCGGTGTAGTGACTTTTATGCTGTTTTTAGGCATGCAAGCACTGATCACCGGTGGCGAAGGGGCAATGAGTGAGCCTGCTAAGGGCAATGTACTTGATTTTGTAAGGCTTAAAAAAGAAGAGAGCATACAAAAGAAAGAACGAAAACCACAAAAACCACCGACACCAAAGGAGCCACCGCCGCCGATGGAATCACCACAGATGCAAAGTAGCGATGCGACTGCAAATGCTAATAACTTTGACTTTGGAGCAAATGTGGATGCGGATGTAAACCTATCAGGTGGCTTATCACTGGACTCAAGTGACGGTGAATATTTACCCATTGTAAAAGTAGCCCCTGTATACCCACGCCGTGCTTTATCTCGAGGTATAGAAGGTTACGTTATTGTTGAATTTACAGTAACTAAGCAAGGCACTGTGCGTGAACCTCATGTTTTAAAAGCAGAGCCAGAGTCACTGTTTGACAGAGCGGCTATGGATGCAGCACTTAAATTTAAATACAAACCACGCGTAGTGAATGGGGAAGCCGTTGAAGTTGCGGGTGTTCAGAATAAAATTTCTTTCCAGATCAGTGGTTAA
- a CDS encoding tetratricopeptide repeat protein: MKSMTTLRPVAKLLKLTLFCTAAISTSIIAPSALSILPSVDVATANAAQEQKTKRVPALREKVYSQLARAQKLADDGDVKAGLEALDTINERSSSMNSYEIAMMHNFYGFIYYNENDLPKAIASFEKVVAEEGIPESLRISTTFSLAQLAMANSDYKKVISFLDKWDDINTKPITESYYLLRAQTYYQLKDYNKGLEYISKVIKLSDDEGKTPKENWLVLQRAMHYSLNQTDKVVAVLERMVKLYNKPEYWIQLSGMYGETGQEKQQLAVIEAAYQQGFLTSKSDLRQLAQVYLYNGLAYKAGVVMSKAIEAGVAERTAKNYAFVAEAMIQAKEDDKSIAYFVKAADLSVNGKYDQRLAEVYVNTEQYEEAADAARKALDKGSLDFESNAFVALGMAQYNLQNFDASILAFEQAEKHKKSQRLAQQWIKYVKREKVHAETLRTALL, translated from the coding sequence ATGAAATCAATGACAACATTACGACCTGTAGCAAAACTTTTGAAATTAACACTGTTTTGCACCGCAGCGATAAGTACAAGTATTATTGCTCCTAGTGCGTTGAGCATTTTACCCAGTGTAGATGTAGCCACAGCCAATGCAGCACAAGAGCAAAAAACTAAACGAGTGCCTGCATTGCGTGAAAAGGTGTACAGCCAATTGGCGCGAGCGCAAAAACTAGCTGATGATGGCGACGTTAAAGCAGGGCTTGAGGCATTAGATACCATCAATGAGCGCTCATCAAGTATGAATTCATACGAAATTGCGATGATGCATAACTTTTATGGGTTTATTTATTACAACGAGAACGATTTACCAAAAGCAATAGCCTCGTTTGAAAAAGTAGTTGCAGAGGAAGGAATTCCTGAGTCATTACGTATAAGCACTACATTTAGCTTAGCGCAATTAGCAATGGCTAACAGTGACTACAAAAAAGTAATTTCATTTTTAGATAAATGGGATGACATTAATACTAAACCCATCACCGAAAGTTATTACTTATTACGAGCACAAACCTACTATCAGCTAAAAGATTACAATAAAGGGCTGGAGTATATTTCTAAAGTAATAAAATTAAGTGATGATGAAGGTAAAACACCTAAAGAAAACTGGTTGGTATTACAACGTGCAATGCATTACTCGCTTAATCAAACTGATAAAGTAGTCGCAGTATTAGAGCGTATGGTAAAACTGTATAACAAGCCAGAATATTGGATTCAGTTATCGGGTATGTATGGTGAAACAGGGCAAGAGAAACAGCAACTTGCTGTTATTGAGGCTGCTTATCAACAAGGGTTTTTAACCTCAAAATCTGATTTGCGTCAACTTGCTCAAGTGTATTTATACAATGGTTTAGCTTACAAAGCAGGCGTAGTTATGAGTAAAGCAATTGAGGCGGGTGTTGCTGAGAGAACGGCAAAAAATTACGCGTTTGTAGCCGAAGCCATGATCCAAGCTAAAGAAGACGATAAGTCAATTGCATACTTTGTTAAGGCAGCTGATTTATCGGTTAATGGCAAGTACGATCAACGCTTAGCGGAAGTGTATGTCAATACTGAGCAATATGAAGAGGCGGCCGACGCTGCGCGTAAAGCACTCGATAAAGGCTCACTTGATTTTGAATCAAATGCCTTTGTTGCTCTTGGTATGGCGCAGTATAATTTACAAAATTTCGATGCCTCAATTTTAGCGTTTGAACAAGCTGAGAAACACAAAAAATCTCAGCGTTTAGCGCAGCAATGGATCAAGTATGTAAAGCGTGAAAAAGTACATGCCGAAACACTTAGAACGGCATTACTTTGA